The following are from one region of the Sebaldella sp. S0638 genome:
- a CDS encoding cold-shock protein, which produces MQGKVKWFNDKKGFGFISGEDGNDYFLHFSKIEKDGFKSVNEGEEVIFEVEEGPKGPQATNVVAR; this is translated from the coding sequence TTGCAAGGTAAAGTAAAATGGTTTAACGACAAAAAAGGGTTTGGGTTTATTTCTGGAGAAGACGGTAACGATTATTTCTTACACTTTTCAAAAATTGAAAAAGATGGATTTAAATCTGTTAACGAAGGTGAAGAAGTAATATTTGAAGTAGAAGAAGGACCAAAAGGACCTCAAGCTACTAATGTAGTAGCCAGATAA